One window of Hoplias malabaricus isolate fHopMal1 chromosome 16, fHopMal1.hap1, whole genome shotgun sequence genomic DNA carries:
- the LOC136671287 gene encoding zinc finger protein 84-like isoform X2: MELKDCKQKAAERGIDTGIVTCGKQQKQSPASVGVKEELMELSVSQNLENRVDGVFSDEVAVIGSVVTERNAQLSDLSLELKAESEKNTTIIHNIQPDWNNCSLTDYEEGMENSLAVEGQNKNTQYIPYANSNGEAGDREQEKEQQLYDTYLQQTPDVQCTFIQIDGTVTASVPHNPEGQTGSSLICNLCGKRLSSERRLREHIKTHASLRPYTCPQCGKSFTRKASMNFHQNIHRGVKPYACDICPKSFADPSALRRHKSIHK; the protein is encoded by the exons ATGGAATTAAAag ACTGCAAGCAAAAGGCTGCTGAAAGGGGCATTGATACTGGAATCGTCACCTGTGGTAAACAG CAGAAACAGAGCCCTGCATCAGTGGGAGTTAAAGAGGAGCTGATGGAGTTGTCTGTTTCTCAGAATTTGGAGAATAGGGTGGATG GTGTGTTCAGTGATGAAGTTGCAGTTATTGGATCTGTAGTTACTGAAAGAAATGCTCAGCTTTCTGATCTTAGTCTGGAACTCAAGGCTGAATCAGAAAAGAATACTACAATTATTCACAATATACAGCCTGACTGGAACAACTGTAGTCTTACAGACTATGAAGAAGGAATGGAGAATTCGCTTGCTGTGGAGGGGCAGAACAAGAACACTCAATATATACCATATGCTAATTCTAATGGAGAGGCAGGAGAcagagaacaagagaaagaaCAGCAGCTTTATGATACTTACTTGCAACAGACACCAGATGTACAATGTACATTTATTCAGATTGATGGAACTGTGACTGCTTCAGTTCCCCATAATCCTGAGGGGCAGACAGGAAGTTCCCTTATTTGTAATCTCTGTGGAAAAAGATTGTCTTCAGAGCGAAGACTGAgagaacacattaaaacacatgcTAGCCTGAGGCCCTATACTTGTCCTCAGTGTGGAAAGAGTTTCACTCGAAAAGCAAGCATGAATTTCCACCAGAATATCCACAGAGGTGTGAAACCATATGCCTGCGATATCTGCCCGAAATCCTTTGCAGACCCAAGTGCTCTTCGCAGACATAAATCCATACACAAATGA
- the LOC136671287 gene encoding uncharacterized protein isoform X1 gives MADSYFHVQLTSILDVLLKTAAVDICALADSVFASLQREIERCSTENEELRRQLQSFRAEQKSLADTGTVPSNNSERDIRSVQDGIKRSHDCKQKAAERGIDTGIVTCGKQQKQSPASVGVKEELMELSVSQNLENRVDGVFSDEVAVIGSVVTERNAQLSDLSLELKAESEKNTTIIHNIQPDWNNCSLTDYEEGMENSLAVEGQNKNTQYIPYANSNGEAGDREQEKEQQLYDTYLQQTPDVQCTFIQIDGTVTASVPHNPEGQTGSSLICNLCGKRLSSERRLREHIKTHASLRPYTCPQCGKSFTRKASMNFHQNIHRGVKPYACDICPKSFADPSALRRHKSIHK, from the exons ATGGCAGATTCCTATTTTCACGTCCAGCTGACTTCGATTCTTGACGTACTGCTTAAAACAGCAGCTGTGGACATTTGTGCTCTTGCTGACAGCGTCTTCGCGTCTTTacaaagagaaatagagagatgTTCAACTGAAAATGAGGAACTGAGACGACAGCTGCAGAGTTTCCGAGCGGAGCAAAAGAGTTTAGCGGATACAGGCACAGTTCCCTCGAATAACAGCGAGAGAGACATCAGAAGTGTACAGGATGGAATTAAAaggtcacacg ACTGCAAGCAAAAGGCTGCTGAAAGGGGCATTGATACTGGAATCGTCACCTGTGGTAAACAG CAGAAACAGAGCCCTGCATCAGTGGGAGTTAAAGAGGAGCTGATGGAGTTGTCTGTTTCTCAGAATTTGGAGAATAGGGTGGATG GTGTGTTCAGTGATGAAGTTGCAGTTATTGGATCTGTAGTTACTGAAAGAAATGCTCAGCTTTCTGATCTTAGTCTGGAACTCAAGGCTGAATCAGAAAAGAATACTACAATTATTCACAATATACAGCCTGACTGGAACAACTGTAGTCTTACAGACTATGAAGAAGGAATGGAGAATTCGCTTGCTGTGGAGGGGCAGAACAAGAACACTCAATATATACCATATGCTAATTCTAATGGAGAGGCAGGAGAcagagaacaagagaaagaaCAGCAGCTTTATGATACTTACTTGCAACAGACACCAGATGTACAATGTACATTTATTCAGATTGATGGAACTGTGACTGCTTCAGTTCCCCATAATCCTGAGGGGCAGACAGGAAGTTCCCTTATTTGTAATCTCTGTGGAAAAAGATTGTCTTCAGAGCGAAGACTGAgagaacacattaaaacacatgcTAGCCTGAGGCCCTATACTTGTCCTCAGTGTGGAAAGAGTTTCACTCGAAAAGCAAGCATGAATTTCCACCAGAATATCCACAGAGGTGTGAAACCATATGCCTGCGATATCTGCCCGAAATCCTTTGCAGACCCAAGTGCTCTTCGCAGACATAAATCCATACACAAATGA
- the LOC136671287 gene encoding zinc finger protein 84-like isoform X3, with amino-acid sequence MIPDCKQKAAERGIDTGIVTCGKQQKQSPASVGVKEELMELSVSQNLENRVDGVFSDEVAVIGSVVTERNAQLSDLSLELKAESEKNTTIIHNIQPDWNNCSLTDYEEGMENSLAVEGQNKNTQYIPYANSNGEAGDREQEKEQQLYDTYLQQTPDVQCTFIQIDGTVTASVPHNPEGQTGSSLICNLCGKRLSSERRLREHIKTHASLRPYTCPQCGKSFTRKASMNFHQNIHRGVKPYACDICPKSFADPSALRRHKSIHK; translated from the exons atgattccag ACTGCAAGCAAAAGGCTGCTGAAAGGGGCATTGATACTGGAATCGTCACCTGTGGTAAACAG CAGAAACAGAGCCCTGCATCAGTGGGAGTTAAAGAGGAGCTGATGGAGTTGTCTGTTTCTCAGAATTTGGAGAATAGGGTGGATG GTGTGTTCAGTGATGAAGTTGCAGTTATTGGATCTGTAGTTACTGAAAGAAATGCTCAGCTTTCTGATCTTAGTCTGGAACTCAAGGCTGAATCAGAAAAGAATACTACAATTATTCACAATATACAGCCTGACTGGAACAACTGTAGTCTTACAGACTATGAAGAAGGAATGGAGAATTCGCTTGCTGTGGAGGGGCAGAACAAGAACACTCAATATATACCATATGCTAATTCTAATGGAGAGGCAGGAGAcagagaacaagagaaagaaCAGCAGCTTTATGATACTTACTTGCAACAGACACCAGATGTACAATGTACATTTATTCAGATTGATGGAACTGTGACTGCTTCAGTTCCCCATAATCCTGAGGGGCAGACAGGAAGTTCCCTTATTTGTAATCTCTGTGGAAAAAGATTGTCTTCAGAGCGAAGACTGAgagaacacattaaaacacatgcTAGCCTGAGGCCCTATACTTGTCCTCAGTGTGGAAAGAGTTTCACTCGAAAAGCAAGCATGAATTTCCACCAGAATATCCACAGAGGTGTGAAACCATATGCCTGCGATATCTGCCCGAAATCCTTTGCAGACCCAAGTGCTCTTCGCAGACATAAATCCATACACAAATGA